Part of the Desulfobacteraceae bacterium genome, GGCCACCAAGATTGAAATGGCGCGCCTGCTGACCTACAAGGCGGCCTGGAATTTCGATCAGGGCCGGATCGACCCCAAGCTGACCTCCATGGCCAAGATGGTGGCCGGCCGCACCGCGGTGGAGGTCGCCGACGAGGCCATCCAGCTCATGGGCGGCTACGGCTACATGCTGGAGTACGAGGTGGAGCGCTTCTACCGGGACGCCAAGATCTGCGAACTCTACGAAGGCACCAAGGAAATCCAGAAAAACACCATCGCCAGCGCGCTGGTGGGCAAACTCAAATAAATCCTCCCAAGTGGGCGCCAGCCGGCACCGCGCCACCCCCTGCGGCGCGGTGCCGACCGGCCCGATCCGGCCAACCCCGCCCGAACCGATCCCCCGCGGCAATACCGGCTGCGGCGGACCCGCCCTGCAGCCGCTGGCCCCGGGTACCCATGCGACTATGCTGAGCATCCGCAAAATCGGCGTCATCGGCCGGACCTACCGCCACCTCAGCCGCTACCGCCAGATCCTGTCGATCCTCTTCAAATACGGCTTCGGCGACCTGGTCGAGTCCCTCAAAATCGATCAGTACATCGAGATCGGGCTGCAGTTGATCTCTCGCCGGCAGCGCCCGCGCGACGACAAGCTGACCCGCGCCGAGCGGGTCCGGATGGCGCTCGAGGAGCTGGGGCCGACCTACGTCAAGCTCGGCCAGACGCTCTCCACCCGGCCGGATCTGGTGCCGGTCGAGTTCACCGAGGAGCTGGCCAAGCTCCTGGACGAGGTGCCGCCCTGCAGCTTCGAAGCCATTCGCGCGATCCTCGAGGGCGAACTCAAACGCCCCACCGCCGAGGTCTTCACCCGCTTCGACCCCCAGCCGCTGGCCTCGGCCTCCATCGGCCAGGTCCATCGCGCCCGGCGCCATGACGGGGACGAGGTGGCCGTCAAGATCCAACGGCCGGGGATCCGCAAGGTCATCGAGGTGGACCTGGAGATCATGCTGCACATGGCCACCCTGATGGAGCGCCACATCGAGGAGCTCGCCCTCCACCGGCCCGTCAAGATCGTCGAGGAGTTCGCCCGCACCATCGAAAGGGAGCTGGACTACACCCTGGAGGCGACCCACATGGAGCGCATCGCCCTGCAGTTTCTGGACGACCCCAGGGTTTACATCCCGGCGGTCTACCGCGACACCACCACCGAGCGCGTCCTGACGATGGAGTACGTCTCGGGCATCAAGGTCTCGGAGGTCGCGCAGCTCAAGGCCGCCGGGCTGGACCCCAAGGTGATCACCGACCGCGGCGCGGATCTTTTTCTGCGCCAGGTCTTCGATTTTGGCTTTTTTCACGCCGACCCGCACCCCGGCAACATCCAGGTGCTGGCCGGAAACGTGATCTGTCTGCTGGACTTCGGCATGGTGGGCAGCGTCGACCGCGCCACGCGGGAGCTTTTCGTCGACCTGATCGACGCGGTCGTCCACCGCAACGAAATCCTCGCCACCCAGGCCATGCTGCGGCTCACCGAGTGGCGCGACGAGCCCGATACGCGTGAACTGGAGCGGGAGGTGGCCGATTTCATGGGCCGCAACCTCTACCGCCCCCTCAAGGAGGTCAAAATCGGCCGCATCGTCCAGCAGTTGCTGGAAATGGTGTCGGTCTACCGTCTGCGGATCCCGCCGAACATCTTCCTGATGATGAAGGCTTTCAGCACGGTGGAGAGCGTGGCGGCCCGCCTGGACCCGGATTTCGACATGATCGCCAAGAGCGCCCCGTTTCTGGAAAAGGTCAAACTGGCGCGCTTCTCTCCCCAGCGCATCACCCAGGAGGGCCTGCAGCTGGGGGCCGAGCTGCTGCATTTTGCCCGCCAGTTCCCGCGCGACCTGCTGGAGGTGACGCGGCTGCTCAAACAGCGCAAGATCGCCCTTCAGGTCGACATCGTCGGCTACCAGGGCATGCGCGCCACCCAGGATCAGACCAGCAACCGGCTGGCCTTTGCGATCATCATCGCGGCGCTGCTGATCGGCTCGGCCCTGATCGTCATCTCCGAGACCCCGCCGCTGGTCTACGGCATTTCGCTGATCGGAATTCTGCTTTTTTCCGCCGGTGCCCTGATGGGTATCTGGCTCTTGATAGCCATCTTGCGCAAGGGAAGCCTCTGACGGTTCCGCAAAAAAGGCACGGGAGTCTGGTGTGAAAATGTCCCTGACCCGCCTGATGCACGGGTGCCGGCCGATGCTCATGGTGGCGCTCTTTCTGGTGGGCTTCATCTTCGAATTCCTGGTGGAGCTGCCCTTTCGGGCCATCCTGGCGCTGGGCGGCCGGCGCCCTCCCGGCGCTTGACCCCGCCGGCCGCACGGCCGCAGAAGCCCGCAGCGGAGGTTGCCCATGAACGGCCCGTCGGAAAACCAGTGGCGCAGTCGGATCGTTCCGCCCGAGGCGGTCCTGGAGCGCATCGAACCCGGGATGAGCATCTTCCTGGGCACCGGCGTGGCCGAGCCGCGCACCCTGGTCAAGCACCTCACCACCTCGGAGGCCCGCAACCTCCAGGACCTGGAATTGATCCAGCTCGTCAGCCTGGGGGAGGCCGTCTCACTGCAGCAGCAGCGCTCCCAGAACTATCGTCTGAAGACCTTTTTTTCGGGCTGGATCGCCAGCGAGGCCATTACCGCCGGGCAGGTGGACCTGATCCCCAGCCGCTTCTGCCGCATTCCCCAGCTGATCGCCTCCGGCTGGCTTTCCATCGATGTCGCCTTCGTGCAGGTGACGCCGCCCAACGAGGCCGGCTACTGCAGCCTGGGGGTGGCGGTGGACGTCGCCCGCCAGGCCATGGAACAGGCCT contains:
- a CDS encoding AarF/ABC1/UbiB kinase family protein; amino-acid sequence: MGASRHRATPCGAVPTGPIRPTPPEPIPRGNTGCGGPALQPLAPGTHATMLSIRKIGVIGRTYRHLSRYRQILSILFKYGFGDLVESLKIDQYIEIGLQLISRRQRPRDDKLTRAERVRMALEELGPTYVKLGQTLSTRPDLVPVEFTEELAKLLDEVPPCSFEAIRAILEGELKRPTAEVFTRFDPQPLASASIGQVHRARRHDGDEVAVKIQRPGIRKVIEVDLEIMLHMATLMERHIEELALHRPVKIVEEFARTIERELDYTLEATHMERIALQFLDDPRVYIPAVYRDTTTERVLTMEYVSGIKVSEVAQLKAAGLDPKVITDRGADLFLRQVFDFGFFHADPHPGNIQVLAGNVICLLDFGMVGSVDRATRELFVDLIDAVVHRNEILATQAMLRLTEWRDEPDTRELEREVADFMGRNLYRPLKEVKIGRIVQQLLEMVSVYRLRIPPNIFLMMKAFSTVESVAARLDPDFDMIAKSAPFLEKVKLARFSPQRITQEGLQLGAELLHFARQFPRDLLEVTRLLKQRKIALQVDIVGYQGMRATQDQTSNRLAFAIIIAALLIGSALIVISETPPLVYGISLIGILLFSAGALMGIWLLIAILRKGSL